A single genomic interval of Eptesicus fuscus isolate TK198812 chromosome 10, DD_ASM_mEF_20220401, whole genome shotgun sequence harbors:
- the GPR6 gene encoding G-protein coupled receptor 6: MNASASSLNESQVVAVAVEGAAAAVATAAAGARDSGDWGQPAGAAAAAAAAALGGGGVANGSLELSSQMSAGPPGLPLSAVNPWDVLLCVSGTVIAGENALVVALIASSPALRTPMFVLVGSLATADLLAGCGLILHFVFQYVVPSETVSLLTVGFLVSSFAASVSSLLAITVDRYLSLYNALTYYSRRTLLGVHLLLAVTWTLSLGLGLLPVLGWNCLAERATCSVVSPLTRSHVALLSATFFVVFGVMLHLYVRICQVVWRHAHQIALQQHCLAPPHLAATRKGVGTLAVVLGTFGLSWLPFAIYCVVGSREDPAVYTYATLLPATYNSMINPIIYAFRNQEIQRALWLLFCGCLQSKVPFRSRSPSEV; encoded by the coding sequence ATGAACGCGAGCGCCTCTTCGCTCAACGAGTCCCAGGTAGTGGCAGTGGCGGTCGAGGGAGCGGCGGCGGCTGTGGCCACGGCGGCGGCAGGAGCGCGGGACAGCGGTGACTGGGGGCAGCCCGCaggggcagcggcggcggcggcggcggcggcgctagGAGGCGGGGGCGTGGCGAACGGGTCGCTGGAGCTGTCTTCGCAGATGTCCGCGGGACCGCCTGGGCTGCCGCTGTCCGCGGTGAATCCCTGGGATGTGTTGCTGTGCGTGTCGGGGACGGTGATTGCGGGAGAAAATGCGCTGGTAGTGGCGCTCATCGCGTCCTCCCCGGCGCTGCGCACGCCCATGTTTGTGCTGGTGGGCAGCCTGGCCACGGCCGACCTGCTGGCCGGCTGCGGACTCATCCTGCACTTCGTGTTCCAGTACGTGGTGCCCTCGGAGACGGTGAGCCTGCTCACAGTGGGCTTCCTCGTGTCCTCCTTTGCTGCCTCGGTCAGTAGCCTGCTGGCCATAACCGTGGACCGCTACCTGTCCCTCTACAACGCGCTCACCTACTACTCGCGGCGGACCCTGCTGGGCGTGCACCTTCTGCTCGCTGTCACCTGgaccctctccctgggcctcgggcTGTTGCCGGTGCTCGGCTGGAACTGCCTAGCGGAGCGTGCCACCTGTAGCGTGGTGAGCCCTCTGACGCGCAGCCACGTGGCGCTGCTCTCCGCGACCTTCTTTGTGGTCTTCGGCGTCATGTTGCACCTGTACGTGCGCATCTGCCAAGTGGTCTGGCGCCACGCACACCAGATCGCCCTGCAGCAGCACTGCCTCGCGCCACCCCACCTGGCCGCCACCAGAAAGGGCGTGGGGACGCTGGCCGTGGTGCTGGGCACTTTcggcctcagctggctgcccttCGCCATATACTGCGTGGTGGGCAGCCGCGAGGACCCGGCTGTCTACACCTACGCCACTCTGCTGCCCGCCACCTACAACTCCATGATCAATCCTATCATCTATGCCTTCCGCAACCAGGAGATCCAGCGTGCCTTGTGGCTCCTGTTCTGTGGCTGTCTCCAGTCCAAAGTGCCCTTCCGCTCCAGGTCTCCCAGTGAGGTCTGA